The DNA window CGGAATTTTAGTATTTCTGAAAGTACCGGAAGAAGTATACGCAGGAATGCGGGAGTACCTGCTGGTGATCTTTGCGGGAATCCTCGCAACATCCCTTTACAATTTCTTTTCCTGCATGCTCCGTGCCCTCGGCAATTCAACCGTGCCGCTGATATTTCTTGCCGTATCAGCGGGATTAAATATTGCGCTGGATCTCTTGTTTGTGATGGTATTTTCACTCGGAATCGCAGGTGCGGCGCTTGCGACAGTACTCGCGCAGTATGTGTCGGGAATCGGGATTACCCTGTATGCATGGAAATGCAGCAGAGAGTTTTTGCCGGGAAAGGCAGAGTTGCATTATGACAGGGGGATTTTAAAAGAAATCGCCAATCTGTCCACGCTGACCTGCCTGCAACAGTCAGTGATGAACTTCGGGATTCTGATGGTGCAGGGACTGGTCAACAGTTTCGGATCGGTCATTATGGCAGCTTTTGCGGCGGCAGTAAAGATTGATACATTTGCTTATCTGCCGGTGCAGGATTTTGGCAATGCGTACTCAACCTTTGTGGCACAAAATTACGGCGCGGGAGAGAAAGAACGGATCCGGAAAGGAACCCGGCAGGCATTTGCAATCAGCGGAGTGTTCAGTCTGATCATTTCCGCACTGGTGTATGCGGGTGCCCCGTATCTGATGCGGATCTTTATCCGGAAAAGTGAGACGGAAGTTCTGGCAGCGGGTGTACAGTATCTTCGCATCGAGGGAGCCTGCTATATCGGCATCGGATTCCTTTTTTTGCTGTATGGATATTACCGCGCGATCAAGCAGGCGGAAATGTCGCTGGTTCTGACTGTGATCTCGCTGGGATTGCGCGTATTACTGGCGTACGTATTATCGGCCTGGGTCGGTGTGATCGGGATCTGGGTGGCAATTCCGATTGGCTGGGCGCTGGCGGATCTTACCGGGCTGGTTTATATGAAGAAGAGTAAAAAATTAAGAAAAGAGTAAAACAGAAAACACCTTTACGGAAAAACAGGATCGTATATGATCCGTTGATTTCCATAAAGGTGTTTTTTATAAAAATGGGTTTATCCAGATATTATTTACGCGAGCAATGAGTCAAAGTCCGTGCTTGCACGAGAACTTGACGACTGCCGTGGATGACAGTTTGGATAATGGCTGAGCAGCCGGTTTGTATCAGGATAACAGATACTTCTGAATCACTTCGGCACACCCGTCATGGTCATTATCCTGCATCGTAATCACATCTGCCAGTGCTTTGATCCGGTCCTTCGCATTTGCCATAGCCACCGGAAGACCGGCTGCTTGTAATGCTGCGGCATCATTATCGGCATCTCCGACTACGATCGTCTGGGAAAGCGGGATGTGCAGATATTCACAAAGTCTGGAAAGTCCGATCCCTTTGTGGATCCCCTTTGCGGAGATTTCCAGGGAAGTTGTCTCAGCATCGGCAAGTTCGACATCCAGTCCCAGATCCAGGATCCGCTTTCTTTTTTACGGTATCGACAGGAAGAGTCCTGGAATAAATGGTTTCTTTTGTGGCGTGATTATATACAAGAGCACCACTTACACAGTTTACATAAGTAAGATCCGGAAGCAGTGCAAAATATTCTTCCAGTTCCGCCGGACACCGCCCGGTATTTAAAATTACAGTTTTTCCCGCGAGGGCAGCCTAGTGGATCCAGTGGATACAGGCAGGTGAGATTTCTTTTTGACTGTTTAATAAAGTGCCATCCATATCAAAGGCGATCAGCTGATAATCGGACATCGTAAAGTTCCTCCTGCGTAGGGTAATAATCGTTTCGGTACAAATTTATCATATTTGCATGGTGCAGGCAATACTTGACAGCGAAAGCAATACCGAACATAATGTAGGCATGTGAAACTGATGAAATGATAGGAAAACAACATGAGGTGACGAGATATGGTTACAATCGATCTGATTACCGGATTCTTAGGTTCGGGGAAAACAACATTTATCAAACGCTATGCAAAATACCTGATGGATCAGGGAATGAACATCGGGATTCTGGAAAATGATTTTGGCGCGGTCAATGTGGATATGTTGCTGTTACAGGAACTGATGGGGGATAAGTGTGAACTGGAGATGATCGCCGGTGGATGCGACAGGGAAACACACCGGAGGAGATTTCGCACCAAACTGATCGCGATGGGAATGTGCGGTTATGACCGGGTGCTGGTGGAACCATCAGGGGTGTATGATGTGGATGAATTCTTTGATGTGCTGCGGGATGAACCGCTGGATCGCTGGTATAAAATAGGAAATGTCATCACCGTAGTCAACGCAAAGCTGGAACCGGAGCTTTCGGAAATGTCCGAGTATCTGCTGGCTTCGGAGGCGGCGCATGCAGGAGCGGTGGTGTTAAGCCGTGCGGAAGAAGCGACGGAGGAAGAGATGCAGGCAACGATCATGCATCTGAACCGAGCACTGGAGAAGGTACACTGTGGCCGCAGACTGGATCAGGAGATTATCCGAAAAGGCAGCCTGTCGCTCATGAATGCGGATTTTGCAAAGATTCAGCAGTGCGGTTATGTGCAGGAAAATTATCAGAAAATGGATCTGACCGAGGAAAACAGTTTTGACACGGTGTATGTGATGGAACGGAAGATGACGGTGGAAGAGATTCTTGCAGGCATGAATAAAATCTTTGCCGACCCGTCCTGCGGGGAAGTCTTCCGGATCAAAGGATTTATGCAGGAAGAAAACGGCAGCTGGATTGAGGTCAATGCAACCCGCCATGAATTGCAAAAACAGCCGATCAAAGAAGGACAGGAGATTCTGATCGTGATCGGGGAAAGATTGCAGGAAGAGAAGATTCGTCAGTACTTGAATTAATTAAACAATTTGCAATATAGTATAAAAAGAAGCGAAAAAAATGCAATTACAAATGGTGCAGGCTGATATATAATATAAAAGGCTGTTGCTGAACAGACAGTATCCCTTAAAAGAGAGATACTGTCTGTCTTGAGTATATGGACAACAGGAAAATAGAAAAAGAAAAACATGGGAGGAAAAATGAAAGATAAGTATCAGAAAACCATATATGCCTGTTTTATCGGCTATGTGGTGCAGGCGGTCGTCAATAACTTTGTACCGCTGTTATTTTTAACCTTTGAAAAAACATATGGGATTCCGTTGCGTAAGATCACGATGCTGATCACGCTTAACTTCGGTATCCAGCTGATCGTGGATCTGTTATCCGCCGGATTTGTCGATAAGATCGGCTACCGGGTATCGATCGTGATCGCACATGCGGCATCCGCGTTGGGACTGCTCGGTCTGGTCGTACTGCCGAATCTTTTACCGGATGCGTATACAGGAATTTTGCTGTCCGTTATGATCTATGCGATCGGCGGCGGTTTGATCGAAGTGCTGATCAGCCCGATTATGGAGAGTTGCCCGACAGACAACAAAGAAAAAGCGATGAGCCTGTTACATTCGTTTTATTGCTGGGGACATGTGGCAGTCGTACTGATTTCCACCTGCTTCTTTAAAATTTTCGGGATTGAAAACTGGAAGATCCTTGCGTGTGTCTGGGCAATTATCCCGATCGTGAACGGACTGATTTTTGTAAAAGCACCGATTGCTCCTCTGGTAGAAGAAGGAGAAAACGGAATGACAATCCTTGATCTGTGCAAGGAAAAAATGTTCTGGATCCTGATGCTGATGATGATCTGCGCCGGAGCCAGTGAACAGGCGGTCAGCCAGTGGGCATCCACCTTTGCGGAAAAGGGTCTGGGTGTCAGCAAGGCGATCGGGGATCTGGCAGGTCCTATGGCGTTCGCCATCCTGATGGGAAGCGCCAGAGCATTTTATGGAAAATTCGGTGATAAGATCGATCTGGATAAATTCATGGTAGGCAGCGGGTTACTCTGTATCGGCTCCTACCTGCTGATTTCCCTGTCCCCGCTTCCGCAGCTGTCCCTGTTGGGATGTGCGATCTGCGGTCTGTCCGTAGGAATCATGTGGCCGGGAAGCTTCAGCAAGGCATCTGCCGTCATGCGAAACGGCGGAACCGCTATGTTTGCATTGTTAGCCCTCGGCGGTGACCTCGGCTGCTCCGGCGGTCCGACACTGGTTGGCTATGTATCCAGCATGTTCTCCGAAGATCTGAAAAAAGGAATCTTCGCAGCGATTGTATTTCCGGTGTTACTGATCGTGGGAACGGCGCTGTCCGGGAAGAAACGGGCGGTGAAATAAAAAATTTGATGAGAAAATAAGGAAGAGATACATGAAAGAATATCAAAACATCAGCCACGGCTTCGGGCCGGTGTATAACAGCGAGTCACGGATACTGATCCTGGGAAGTTTTCCTTCTGTGAAATCGAGGGAGCAGGCATTTTTTTACGGACATCCGCGGAATCGGTTCTGGAAGGTGCTGGCGGCAGTGCTGAAAGAGGAGGAGCCACAGACGGTGGAAGAGAAAAAGGCGATGCTTTTCCGGCGCGGTGTTGCCGTGTATGATGTGATCGAACAGTGCAGTATCATAGGGTCGAGTGACAGCAGTATCAAAGATGTGGTTCCGGCGGATCTGGGGAAAATCGTGGGAGAATCGCAGATTCAGAAGGTGTACACAAACGGAAAAACAGCCGGAAAGCTTTATAAAAAATATCAGGACAAAGAGATGAACCTTCCGATGGAAGAACTGCCGTCCACAAGCCCTGCCAATGCGGCGTACTCTCTGGAGAAACTGACGGAGATCTGGAGCCGTGCGATCACGGAAGTCTGAGAAAATGAATTAAAACATGTTCCGCCAATCATGCATGAGGGATTCAGGAAAATAGAAAAATTCGCATAAAAGTCTTTTCAAAAAGGCATACTATATCTGAATGCAACACAAAAAAGGAGGCAGTCAGAAATGATGGAACAGGAAGAGACGATCCGGCTGTTACAGGAGTGTGATGCCGGTGTACAGATGGGAATTACCTCGATTCAGGAGGTGCTTCCGTATGTGAAAGAAGGGAAATTCCGACAGTTGTTACTTGCATGCAGGGATAAACACGAAAAACTGCAGGAGGAAATCCAGCGGGAACTGGAAGCCAGCCGGGAAGAGGGGAAAGAGCCGAACCTGATGGCAAAGGGCATGTCCTGGATGAAGACCAAGGGAAAACTGGCGATGGATGAGTCCGACGCAACGATCGCGGATCTGATGACGGATGGGTGCAATATGGGAATCAAATCGTTGCACCGCTATCTGAACCAGTATGCAAAAGCAGAAGAAAAAGTAAAAGATATTGCAAAAAGGCTGATTAATATAGAAGAAAAACTTACGGTGGATATCCGGTCGTATCTGTAAAAAAAGACGATGTTTCATAACTTCTGAAAAGAGTATGAGACATCGTCTTTTTACTTAAGGGAAATGACATAGCTGTAAATTTAAAATATTCCGTACGGCGTATACTATAGTGTTAAAAAAATAACGAAAATGTCGGAATTGACATAAAGGTACGCACAAGTATGTCAATAGAGAAAATAGTTGGAAAATTGCTGAAATTTACACAAAAAAAACAAGGCATTTTTGACGGGATGATAAAAATCACGTCGGAAAACAATCAAACGTTGTAATCAGACCGTCAACATGGCATAATAAGAAAGGAAATGTTAAGAAAAAGAAAATAATAGGTAAAGCAAAAGTAAAAAGTAACCAAATGTAGAATGTGTCCGTCCCGGAAACAGACCGGGATGTCAGACAACAGAGGAGAAAAATATGGCAATATTTTCAATGATTTTGTCTTTGCTATGCGGAGTAGCATTATTTTTGTTTGGAATGTCTTTGATGGGCGATGGTCTGAAGATGGTAGCCGGTAACAAACTGGAAGCCTTCTTATATCGAATGACAAATACTCCGTTGAAAGGAGTAGCTCTTGGTACGGGTGTTACCAGTGTGATTCAGTCGTCATCCGCCACGACCGTCATGGTCATCGGTTTTGTAAACTCCGGTATGATGAAGCTGAAACAGGCGATCGGTATCATCATGGGTGCCAATATCGGAACCAGTATTACCGGCTGGATCCTGTGTCTTTCCTACATCGGAGGAAGTGGCGGAGGAATCGCAAGTATCTTTTCCACTGCGACCATTTCTGCCGTTGTAGCTGTAGTTGGTATCGTTTTCCGTATGTTCTGCAAACGTTCCGTACATAAGAATATCGGAAATATCATGCTTGGTTTTGCCATCC is part of the Blautia faecicola genome and encodes:
- a CDS encoding MATE family efflux transporter; amino-acid sequence: MYTDLTKGNIGKSLLLFALPMMAGNLLQQFYNIADTLIVGRVLGSEALAAVGSAYTLMTFLTSIFLGLSMGSGALFSIYQGKGEKEGLRVTVLHAGVLILGVTLLLNVAVYLGIDGILVFLKVPEEVYAGMREYLLVIFAGILATSLYNFFSCMLRALGNSTVPLIFLAVSAGLNIALDLLFVMVFSLGIAGAALATVLAQYVSGIGITLYAWKCSREFLPGKAELHYDRGILKEIANLSTLTCLQQSVMNFGILMVQGLVNSFGSVIMAAFAAAVKIDTFAYLPVQDFGNAYSTFVAQNYGAGEKERIRKGTRQAFAISGVFSLIISALVYAGAPYLMRIFIRKSETEVLAAGVQYLRIEGACYIGIGFLFLLYGYYRAIKQAEMSLVLTVISLGLRVLLAYVLSAWVGVIGIWVAIPIGWALADLTGLVYMKKSKKLRKE
- a CDS encoding HAD hydrolase family protein — translated: MLDLGLDVELADAETTSLEISAKGIHKGIGLSRLCEYLHIPLSQTIVVGDADNDAAALQAAGLPVAMANAKDRIKALADVITMQDNDHDGCAEVIQKYLLS
- a CDS encoding GTP-binding protein, producing the protein MVTIDLITGFLGSGKTTFIKRYAKYLMDQGMNIGILENDFGAVNVDMLLLQELMGDKCELEMIAGGCDRETHRRRFRTKLIAMGMCGYDRVLVEPSGVYDVDEFFDVLRDEPLDRWYKIGNVITVVNAKLEPELSEMSEYLLASEAAHAGAVVLSRAEEATEEEMQATIMHLNRALEKVHCGRRLDQEIIRKGSLSLMNADFAKIQQCGYVQENYQKMDLTEENSFDTVYVMERKMTVEEILAGMNKIFADPSCGEVFRIKGFMQEENGSWIEVNATRHELQKQPIKEGQEILIVIGERLQEEKIRQYLN
- a CDS encoding MFS transporter produces the protein MKDKYQKTIYACFIGYVVQAVVNNFVPLLFLTFEKTYGIPLRKITMLITLNFGIQLIVDLLSAGFVDKIGYRVSIVIAHAASALGLLGLVVLPNLLPDAYTGILLSVMIYAIGGGLIEVLISPIMESCPTDNKEKAMSLLHSFYCWGHVAVVLISTCFFKIFGIENWKILACVWAIIPIVNGLIFVKAPIAPLVEEGENGMTILDLCKEKMFWILMLMMICAGASEQAVSQWASTFAEKGLGVSKAIGDLAGPMAFAILMGSARAFYGKFGDKIDLDKFMVGSGLLCIGSYLLISLSPLPQLSLLGCAICGLSVGIMWPGSFSKASAVMRNGGTAMFALLALGGDLGCSGGPTLVGYVSSMFSEDLKKGIFAAIVFPVLLIVGTALSGKKRAVK
- a CDS encoding DNA-deoxyinosine glycosylase, with amino-acid sequence MKEYQNISHGFGPVYNSESRILILGSFPSVKSREQAFFYGHPRNRFWKVLAAVLKEEEPQTVEEKKAMLFRRGVAVYDVIEQCSIIGSSDSSIKDVVPADLGKIVGESQIQKVYTNGKTAGKLYKKYQDKEMNLPMEELPSTSPANAAYSLEKLTEIWSRAITEV